A stretch of DNA from Kosmotoga arenicorallina S304:
CATTTTCAGCGCCGCAAATTATGTTATTTTTTTCATCCACTGGCCTTTAACTGAGAATATAAACTTCCTCTTTGCACCTTACGGAATAAACACCCTCTTGCTTATCCCGGGAATAATGTTTGTCCTTTGCTGGAGAAAAGCTCGAAAGCTTCAAAATAATTTGTGAAGAAAATCAGCCGCAAAATTTCAGTGACATTTTCATGTGTCTTATAGCTTTTATTTGTTAAGATATTTTCGCTGATTCAGGTAATTCCTGTATTCCTCCAAATTATCCATTCTTGTGATGGGAACATTGTTTTCTCCCAACAACTCTAAAAGTTCTTTTTCATATCTTGCCGCTGCACTTTTAAGGGCTTTAAGATTCAAAGGGTCATATGCTCGCAGGGGTTCGAGCTCAGAAAACCTTTCTATAACTTTGCGGTTTCCTATTTCGCCAAGGCAGTATTTAACTTCATCTTGAAGCGTTGCAGCAGCGCAAAAAGCGGTTTCGGGCTGATTATTATCACAGGCTGTTTCAATTTTCAGAAATGTCGATCGCAATTCTTCATAGAAATCCTTAAATACAGATTCAAAGGAATTTTTTGAACGAAATTTCTCCATTTCTTTTTCCAGTAATTCCGCGGTTCTACTGCACAATTTTTCGATAGCTTCTAACATTTCTTCTTTTGACCTGGCGTAAATAGCCTGATATACCAATTTTTCAAGCTCTTCGGGTTTGAGCGGTAATGAGAAGATCTCTTTGAAATTTTTCCCCCAGCCGCTTTTCAAATATGTCTGATTGATAAGCGCTATGCTTTGCAAAATGCTGGTTAAAGCGTGGAACACTTCTGTCCTCTGTTCTGAGATGCCTTTTGACTTTCTCAGGAAATATAGGTTTCGGTAAGTATCGCTGAATACTCGTTCGGCTTTATCCAGCATGGCCTTTCGCTTTTCTGGTGTTTGATACAATTGGATAATTTC
This window harbors:
- a CDS encoding nucleotidyltransferase domain-containing protein → MVDYMRMAELFVDHIKREYPEDISIVAYYGSYARGTQNPNSDFDLFFIPATERGFELADCVILDGIGIDFFSISWKRAERIANFDENIVSVIADCKLLYARSKEDKERLESLQEIIQLYQTPEKRKAMLDKAERVFSDTYRNLYFLRKSKGISEQRTEVFHALTSILQSIALINQTYLKSGWGKNFKEIFSLPLKPEELEKLVYQAIYARSKEEMLEAIEKLCSRTAELLEKEMEKFRSKNSFESVFKDFYEELRSTFLKIETACDNNQPETAFCAAATLQDEVKYCLGEIGNRKVIERFSELEPLRAYDPLNLKALKSAAARYEKELLELLGENNVPITRMDNLEEYRNYLNQRKYLNK